One Brevibacillus choshinensis genomic window carries:
- a CDS encoding phosphoglucomutase/phosphomannomutase family protein, whose amino-acid sequence MGAIRFGTDGWRAIVADEFTMENVRVVAQAIASYTKEMGLQEQAILVGHDTRFLGRRFAEEVVRVLTANQIRTYLVNEAAPTPAVAFGVKHFAASGAVMITASHNPPEYNGMKYIPHYAGPATPVITKRLEEWIARIQETGDVRTMTLEEAKSRKMLQIIVLRPHYEAHLRRLVNTDVLRNSSLEVVVDAMHGAGMGYVSGLLSEAGVKNVGIRETVDAAFGGDLPEPNDKHLALLKKEVVSRGASLGLANDGDADRFGVVDRFGQYVPPNDVLALLTYHLVKNRKLSGRIVRTVATTHLLDRMAAAYGLELVETPVGFKYIGEQMLQGDVLIGGEESGGASILGHIPEKDGVLINLLLAEMCAVEEKGIDQILRDVYDLFGELFHTRLDIQLPEKDRWIHEMVSFPPKQVGPFRVREVNRVDGIKLMLDEGHWVLIRPSGTEPLVRIYCEATSATALEKLKESIRDWFLEVNV is encoded by the coding sequence ATGGGAGCGATCCGTTTCGGCACGGATGGTTGGCGCGCAATCGTGGCTGACGAATTTACGATGGAGAACGTTCGAGTCGTCGCACAGGCGATTGCCTCGTACACGAAAGAAATGGGGCTGCAGGAGCAAGCGATCCTCGTCGGCCACGATACCCGATTCCTGGGGCGGAGGTTCGCAGAGGAAGTCGTTCGTGTTTTGACCGCCAATCAAATCCGTACCTACCTGGTGAATGAAGCGGCGCCAACCCCGGCTGTTGCCTTTGGTGTCAAGCATTTTGCAGCTAGCGGTGCCGTGATGATCACTGCCAGTCATAACCCGCCGGAATACAATGGAATGAAATACATTCCGCATTACGCGGGTCCCGCCACGCCAGTCATTACCAAACGGTTGGAAGAATGGATTGCCAGAATCCAGGAAACGGGCGATGTTCGGACCATGACGCTGGAGGAAGCCAAGTCCCGCAAAATGCTGCAGATCATCGTGCTGCGCCCGCATTACGAGGCCCATTTGCGCAGACTGGTCAACACGGATGTTCTGCGAAACTCTTCTCTGGAAGTCGTCGTAGACGCCATGCATGGAGCAGGCATGGGGTATGTCAGCGGGCTGCTCTCGGAGGCAGGAGTCAAAAACGTGGGCATTCGCGAAACAGTGGATGCCGCTTTCGGTGGGGATCTGCCTGAGCCGAATGACAAGCATCTCGCCCTGCTGAAAAAAGAAGTCGTGAGCCGAGGAGCATCGCTTGGTCTCGCCAATGATGGCGATGCCGATCGCTTCGGGGTCGTGGACCGCTTCGGGCAGTACGTACCGCCAAACGATGTACTCGCACTGCTTACCTACCATCTGGTCAAAAACCGCAAGCTGTCGGGCAGGATCGTGCGCACCGTTGCAACGACCCATCTGCTGGATCGAATGGCAGCGGCGTATGGGCTTGAACTGGTTGAGACGCCTGTCGGTTTCAAGTACATCGGCGAGCAAATGCTCCAGGGTGACGTCCTGATCGGGGGCGAAGAGAGCGGGGGTGCGAGCATTCTCGGGCATATTCCGGAAAAGGACGGCGTCTTGATCAACCTGCTCCTGGCCGAGATGTGCGCGGTAGAGGAAAAAGGGATCGATCAGATTTTACGGGACGTGTACGATTTGTTTGGGGAGCTGTTCCACACGCGTCTGGATATCCAGCTGCCGGAAAAAGACCGCTGGATTCACGAGATGGTGTCTTTCCCGCCGAAGCAGGTCGGACCGTTTCGAGTGCGGGAAGTCAACCGCGTAGACGGGATCAAGCTGATGCTCGACGAAGGACACTGGGTGCTGATTCGGCCATCCGGCACAGAGCCGCTCGTGCGCATTTATTGCGAGGCGACGAGCGCGACAGCTCTCGAAAAGCTGAAAGAATCTATCCGTGACTGGTTTTTGGAAGTGAATGTATAA